From a region of the Salvelinus alpinus chromosome 2, SLU_Salpinus.1, whole genome shotgun sequence genome:
- the LOC139567975 gene encoding somatostatin receptor type 5-like: protein MPEPNTFTFPPSPLLLLTPDPFFNGSSQNWTNPGGGGVGGFQLTIAGVLIPLIYVAVCVIGLVGNTLVIYIVLHYVRTESVTNIYILNLAIADELFMLGLPFLAAQNALLSWPFGSLMCRVVMTVDAINQFTAIFCLMVMSIDRYLAVVHPIRSSWWRRPHVAKAVNATVWAVSFVVVLPVVVFADVLEDDGNCSIVWPEPAEVWKASFIVYTCAVGFFGPLLVICLCYLLIVIKVRNAGKRARSTSSRRKKSERKITRMVVVVVAVFVLCWLPFYVLNIVNLLILLPGEFRGLYYFVVVLSYANSCANPIIYGFLSDNFKRGFRKALCRSSRKVENHERAAATELQRPAELWRGIAPEPRDGLGVTKSHEGGEEEEEEEEEDGIEMERREDATQMRENCRIAQNGNGGGQVESSRILFTPVGKVETVPQGQRAKAGEVAGKGPGLELGPTVTVSTLANGSKIESNRSLPEETVEKSTKLEISYL from the exons ATGCCTGAGCCCAACACCTtcaccttccccccctcccctctcctcctcctcacccccgaCCCTTTCTTCAATGGATCCTCCCAAAACTGGACCAACCCTGGCGGCGGAGGTGTGGGGGGTTTCCAACTCACTATAGCAGGGGTCCTTATCCCTCTCATCTATGTAGCAGTCTGTGTGATCGGCCTGGTGGGCAACACATTGGTCATCTACATTGTTTTACACTATGTGAGGACGGAGTCGGTCACTAACATCTATATACTCAACCTGGCCATCGCTGATGAGCTATTCATGCTAG GCCTCCCCTTCTTGGCGGCCCAGAATGCTCTGCTCTCCTGGCCGTTTGGTTCTCTCATGTGCCGTGTGGTCATGACTGTGGACGCCATCAACCAGTTCACCGCCATCTTCTGTCTCATGGTCATGTCCATCGACCGCTACCTCGCAGTGGTCCATCCCATACGGTCGTCGTGGTGGAGGCGACCGCACGTGGCCAAGGCGGTGAACGCGACGGTGTGGGCGGTGTCGTTTGTGGTGGTGCTGCCCGTGGTGGTGTTCGCGGACGTACTGGAGGATGATGGGAACTGTAGTATAGTGTGGCCTGAGCCAGCCGAGGTCTGGAAGGCGTCGTTCATCGTGTACACGTGTGCGGTCGGGTTCTTCGGACCGCTACTCGTCATCTGTCTCTGCTACCTGCTCATTGTGATCAAG GTGCGCAACGCGGGGAAACGGGCCCGGTCCACCTCCTCCCGACGCAAGAAGTCCGAACGCAAGATCACCCGCATGGTGGTTGTCGTGGTAGCAGTCTTCGTGTTGTGCTGGCTCCCATTCTACGTCCTCAACATCGTTAACCTGCTAATCCTGTTACCGGGCGAATTCCGGGGGCTGTACTACTTTGTGGTGGTCCTATCGTACGCTAATAGCTGCGCTAACCCAATAATTTACGGATTCCTGTCCGATAATTTTAAGAGAGGGTTCCGGAAGGCTCTTTGTCGTTCTTCGAGGAAGGTGGAGAACCACGAGAGGGCGGCAGCCACTGAGCTGCAGCGCCCTGCAGAGCTCTGGAGGGGAATTGCGCCCGAGCCGCGAGATGGCCTGGGGGTCACCAAGTCTCACgaaggaggggaggaagaagaggaggaggaagaggaggacgggattgagatggagagaagagaagacgcCACTCAGATGAGAGAGAACTGCAGGATTGCACAGAACGGGAACGGAGGAGGACAAGTTGAGAGCTCCAGGATTTTGTTCACACCGGTGGGAAAGGTGGAGACGGTACCCCAAGGGCAGAGGGCTAAAGCTGGGGAGGTGGCTGGGAAAGGCCCAGGCTTAGAATTGGGGCCTACTGTCACTGTCTCCACTCTTGCCAATGGATCAAAGATTGAAAGTAACAGGTCACTTCCAGAGGAGACAGTGGAGAAGAGCACCAAGCTAGAGATCAGCTACCTGTAA
- the LOC139567976 gene encoding protein CutA homolog isoform X1, with product MRFGLPATEGLQAGGPLRAFFVIALLSVLMLTLLRTVGLRAFSMASETYMSGTHSAAFVTCPNEQVAKDLARGIVEKKLAACVNIVPKITSVYEWQGKIQEDSEVLLMIKTRSSKVASLAEYVRSNHPYEVAEVISLPIEQGNPPYLKWLGDVVPE from the exons ATGCGCTTTGGACTGCCTGCTACAGAAGGATTGCAGGCTGGTGGACCTCTGAGGGCATTCTTTGTG ATTGCGTTGCTTAGTGTGTTGATGCTCACGCTGCTGAGGACTGTGGGATTGAGAGCGTTCTCCATGGCGTCCGAGACCTACATGTCGGGCACACACTCCGCTGCCTTTGTCACCTGCCCCAACGAACAGGTGGCCAAAGATCTGGCCAG AGGGATCGTTGAGAAGAAGCTGGCTGCTTGTGTCAACATCGTCCCCAAAATCACATCTGT ATATGAATGGCAGGGGAAGATCCAGGAGGATAGTGAAGTTTTGCTG ATGATAAAGACCAGAAGCTCTAAGGTTGCGTCTCTGGCAGAATATGTTAG GTCCAATCACCCGTATGAAGTAGCAGAGGTCATCAGCCTACCCATAGAGCAGGGCAACCCACCCTACCTCAAGTGGCTCGGTGACGTTGTACCAGAATGA
- the LOC139567976 gene encoding protein CutA homolog isoform X3 — MLTLLRTVGLRAFSMASETYMSGTHSAAFVTCPNEQVAKDLARGIVEKKLAACVNIVPKITSVYEWQGKIQEDSEVLLMIKTRSSKVASLAEYVRSNHPYEVAEVISLPIEQGNPPYLKWLGDVVPE, encoded by the exons ATGCTCACGCTGCTGAGGACTGTGGGATTGAGAGCGTTCTCCATGGCGTCCGAGACCTACATGTCGGGCACACACTCCGCTGCCTTTGTCACCTGCCCCAACGAACAGGTGGCCAAAGATCTGGCCAG AGGGATCGTTGAGAAGAAGCTGGCTGCTTGTGTCAACATCGTCCCCAAAATCACATCTGT ATATGAATGGCAGGGGAAGATCCAGGAGGATAGTGAAGTTTTGCTG ATGATAAAGACCAGAAGCTCTAAGGTTGCGTCTCTGGCAGAATATGTTAG GTCCAATCACCCGTATGAAGTAGCAGAGGTCATCAGCCTACCCATAGAGCAGGGCAACCCACCCTACCTCAAGTGGCTCGGTGACGTTGTACCAGAATGA
- the LOC139567976 gene encoding protein CutA homolog isoform X2: MRFGLPATEGLQAGGPLRAFFVIALLSVLMLTLLRTVGLRAFSMASETYMSGTHSAAFVTCPNEQVAKDLARYEWQGKIQEDSEVLLMIKTRSSKVASLAEYVRSNHPYEVAEVISLPIEQGNPPYLKWLGDVVPE; encoded by the exons ATGCGCTTTGGACTGCCTGCTACAGAAGGATTGCAGGCTGGTGGACCTCTGAGGGCATTCTTTGTG ATTGCGTTGCTTAGTGTGTTGATGCTCACGCTGCTGAGGACTGTGGGATTGAGAGCGTTCTCCATGGCGTCCGAGACCTACATGTCGGGCACACACTCCGCTGCCTTTGTCACCTGCCCCAACGAACAGGTGGCCAAAGATCTGGCCAG ATATGAATGGCAGGGGAAGATCCAGGAGGATAGTGAAGTTTTGCTG ATGATAAAGACCAGAAGCTCTAAGGTTGCGTCTCTGGCAGAATATGTTAG GTCCAATCACCCGTATGAAGTAGCAGAGGTCATCAGCCTACCCATAGAGCAGGGCAACCCACCCTACCTCAAGTGGCTCGGTGACGTTGTACCAGAATGA